The DNA region TGTATGTTGACAGGGTAAGTCGCATGTATTTAAAGTTTGTCCACGATATTACACCTTtagatacaagtatgtatatttcaaaaaaaaaaaactaccaattTCTAATCTAGGgtaataattgttttatttctggTCCAGACTTCTGGAGTTCTTTCCAGGAGGCCCTGCTTTCGTGATCATAGCTGTGTTCATCAGAATGGTGCATGCCACGGCAAACTCCGGGATTTTGACCAGCTCCTTTGCCTACATTGCTGCGGAGTTTCCCGAGTCGGTTGCCAAAATGTTTGTAAGTCTGACTTTCTCGTTTCTTAGTTTGAGAAGAAAAAGTACTGTTTATTAACTATGAGAATGTATTAAGTGTCGTCTCCGAGTGCATGTTGCATGAAAGAGACTTCCCTCGCTCCTTCATGATTTTCAAATTTCCCCAAGGCTCTGACCAGGACCACCATGAACTTGGCCCAGATGTTTGGGCCGGTGGTGGGAGGGGCACTGTACGAGGTGGGCGGGTTCAAGATGCCCTTCCTCGTGATGGGCAGCCTGCAGATGGCCATGACAATATTTGCCTCCTTCCTGTTACCTTATTCCTCAAGTGAGTACCGGTAGCATTTGGAATCGGTGACCGCTTGTTTTGGTTCGAATGGTTGCCGCTTTCCATTTTCTTATGAAAAGTTAGTTTGCCATCGACGCCTGACTGTTGGCTACTATGCAGATTTAGCAATATTTCATAGCGTCTTATGGTAAATTTCCTCTAGTACTTGCATTTCTCACACTATGGAGATGCAGTGTTAAATTTAATATATCATTTCGTTATAGATGAACCCAttcaattatgtataaatatacaatgaTATCGacgtatgatatattataatgtattctactttatctttaaattttgaaagaggaggcagagaagacgGAAAATGagacagggaagaagaaagaggttcAGATCTGGAGGGTCTTCACCATCCCGGGCGTGTGGGTCTCCTTCCTCACCTTCATCTTCTCCACGATGAGCAACGGCTTCCTCTCGGTCACCCTGGAGCCTCTTGTGCTTCGGAAGGTGAGCggaaagggaggacgaggaaggagagagcgagggggtatTAAAGTAGACGCGTGTTGTTTAAATGAGTTATTCTAAGTCTTGGAATTTCAGCTGCTGTATAGCGTTATTATTCGTGTGAAGATTAGATGTGCAAATTACTTTGCGTTGTTAGGGCACCCACTTCATTTAGCCCAGATTAAAATTCTAGATGTCGGTATTGATGTTATCAAATTATCAGCAGAAAATTAATGTTCCTGAAATAACTTTCCCTAAATCTATTTGTCTTCAGGAATACCCTTTTAAAAAGTTGCCGGTATGAATTATGGAATTATTTACACATTCAAAGTTAAATGATTCCTTGCAATTATGACATGAACTACCACCCACTAGACACAGCCCCATTATAGGCCTACAGTAGAATGCAACAAGTAACTGATCCACATTTGACGTCCCCAGTTCAACCTGAGTCCGTTCTACATTGGTCTGCTGTTCGGCCTGAAGGACGGAGCCAACAGCCTGGCGTCTCCCATCTGGGGCTGGGCGTGCGATCGCTACCAGAAGGTCAAGCTGTTCATCCTGCTGGCTTCCTGCTTCGCCTTCACGTCCTTTTTCCTGCTGGGACCTTTCCCGGGAGTTCCCATTCCGGGGTGAGAGAGAGCGTGGTTCGTCTTGGACTTTGTTCGAGCGTCCTCAACTGTTTTGATATTCTGTTGGGTGTTTTCCGCTGTCTAGGGTGTGATTGCATCCAAATCTGATCTTACTTTGTTGGAAAAATTATTGTCTGCCTTAACGGAATACAAAAAAATCGTTATTTATTATAGAATTTGAACTGACACttgtcacgttttttttttttttgttttttttttgtaaaaaaaaactaagttTGTATGCTAATGAGTTATGCTACTATCATAATATATGTCCGCTTCACGCTTCCATTTCCTAACATCAGACAACAAGCAAACTTTAATTAGGATAGATTCGTACACTTCTGCATGATTTTCAACTGGCCATTGACTCTCAACCGGCCTTTAACTCACTCGCTCACTACAAAATAATCCACGAGATTTAAACGCCCTCCGTAGCACGCTGGCGATCGTTATCCTCGCCCTCTCGCTGAACGGCTGTGGCATCGGCGGGCAGCAGGTGGCAGGGGTCGTCGACGCTATGAAGGAAGTCGTGTAAGTGTTTTCCCCCTTGCGGCGACCTTGCTTTGCGAAAGAGGCCCACTTTAGTTCAGTTCTGCCtggggaaaaaaatttaaataattatcGACGGTTTGTTTTCTTCCGAGTTTTTTctagtctcttcctccctccctccctccctcttcctccctccctccctcttcctccctcttcctccctcttcctccctcttcctccctcttcctccctccctccctcttcctccctcttcctccctcttcctccctcttcctccctccctccctccctcttcctccctcttcctccctccctccctccctcttcctccctcttcctccctccctccctccctcttcctccctccctccctccctcttcctccctcctccctcttcctccctccctccctcttcctccctccctccctcttcctccctccctccctcttcctccctccctccctcctcttcctccctccctccctccctcttcctacctccctccctcttcctccctccctccctccctcttcctacctccctccctcttcctacctccctccctccctccctccctcttcctacctccctccctcttcctacctccctccctcttcctccctccctccctcttcctacctccctccctcttcctacctccctccctcttcctccctccctccctccccctccctccctcttcctctacaccCTTCACCCTTGCATATGAAGAGCTCAGAAAACTACCCTTACAACGTATTACATAAAATGCAGAAAGCTTATTCCCTGTGGTTTCAGCGAGGGAGGGTTTCCTGACGAGGCTGACACCCATGGCTGCGTGGCTGGGCTGTGGTCCTCCCTGTCCGGTGCGGGGAGGTTCATTTCTCGCGGCGGGTCGGGGGTCCTCATAGACACGATTGGCTTCAGGAAGTCCACcgtcattgttgtttttcttcatgGATTCATCGTGAGTACAGCTGCGTTGTGTGGTGGTCTTGTTTAAGCAATGTTCCGGTAGTGTTGCATGATGTTCAGACTGTTTAAGAAATTTTCATGTTTGTTAATTTGCAGTGTTTAGAGAcatcgattcttttttttctcatatggCTTTTTACTTTAATCTAACCATCACAAAATGGCAGATTGTGATGACGATGCTGCATCTGATGTTCTGCGGCAAAAGACGAATTTCCTACTTGCATCACTACGACACCGAGAGCGAGCCGAGTGAGTCCGGCCGCGGGGTCATCACCGCGGGGGCGAACAGGATTGGGACCATCTTCACTACCTCGCCCTCTGAGCCCGTCACCACCAAAGCTGTGAGTAATTCAATAAGGGGTCATCACGCGAGGCTTCATATTTTCATGTCTGAGATTTTGGAGACACGGAATACTCGGTCCTGGCTTTTTGCGCTTCTTTCCTCGGTGCCCAGAAGGGTGGGTCCGAAGGCGCTTCCCTGGACTGCTTTCTGGATTTCTGGATTTCTGGATTTCGGCGAGACATTGTAAAcattttaatattgataatttttgaGGGTGAAATAACCAGGGCCTTTATAAagtattaaataatataatatggtGTCTCTACTTTCCAATTTAACATTACGGTAGTTATCTTTTAGATATACTATTCCCTATGAATTAACAATGCACTGCTTTTTTATAACGaaaatataattgtatgtgtacaAAAGTGTCTTTTGAGGTGTTGAACACGGTTTCTCGTGGAATGAAATTTATTCCTTATCTATTTTCAGATTACCATTGAAATCCCCGGTTACAGAGAAGATTTTGAGGATTCTTTATTTTGTGGTTCAGCTCCAATATCGACGTCCATGAGGTAAAGCAAATGCGACACCAAGGTTATGTTGACTGGAGCGAGTGTCAACATTTCCTTGTTTTTGAATCCTAAACATAGAAGAGGATTTGACTTCATTAGTTCGTAACTCCTATAGCAGTAGTACCGGTCTTTTCATCACCGGAGACCCCTATTGATACATTTTAATTTTCCTCTGATAATCATCTATTGAAAGGCCTCTAATCGAGCAGTAACTGAATATACCATTAAATGGCGGTACTTAACAATGATAATCTGATAGTAATCTTTGACAGCTTTATCTTGAACAATCATACATTTAACTCAGAAGCCTACAATTATAAATGTCTTAAACGCCCTTGGAACCGCTGTACTGCATATTTCGGTATGTGTAATAGAAATATTGTTTGGTGATAtttgtttcttctcatttccttatcACAATTGCAAGGTTTAAAGGCGCCTTTTTCAGGCCTTGATGTTTGATTTTTATCAGTGTCCAGAATAGTACATGTATCATTTTCAAACAGATGTAAATTAACCCAATCACCCCGTATTGCAAGAATGCATGCGATACCCcctctgtaatacaagtttatttattgtattaacacatagatggctctacaagtgcttagtcaccaaggggtcagttattagtcctacctatctcacctgtttatccttttcctcgacttttggttagggtcttttgcattatttaatggtcttaaatgttatcgagattaataattattaatttaataatcataacattaataataaagtatCGATATCCACTGTATTAAAAAGACATATTCAAGAAATGGTGAAAATCAGGATCgctcactagggctactgatagactccttgccgtttgagcacaagtggagccatttgtatgtaacaacattaacaacattcacaaaaaactacagggaacagaacataaatccggggcagttTGGTTGAATTAAACTAAATGGTAAacaattaaatttttaattttgtatTCGCAGGTACGGACGAGGCAGGTCTCGGCGTTGTACAGCAACAATGGAGTCTGTATAACATGAAGCAGAATCATTAATGGTgagcaaatgtgtatataaaacgaTGAATGAATGTAATATAAAAACAGCGTGTCAGAAAATCCATATGCATTAGTTCATGGCTTTAGCTATGTATACACAATGATTTATTGTAGACCAGTTTCCCAAGCtcaaagacaaaaatagaaaacctGATTATGATCACATCAGTTTTTTTCCCATTTAATAGACGGAATAAAGTGATTGAGTTCTGCCTTTTGTTTCACGCATCTCATAATCGAAGTTTCTTGGGGGTTTAATGCATTTGTAATTTTAATTTCAATGACTCCATCTTTGTCGCAATATTATTACTGTGCATAACAGGTTTTCGAACTAGGGTGAAATTAAAAATGTTCCTCTATATTAAAGGTAGCCTTTAGTACTGTAAAGCTTTGATAAAATTTACTTTAGTAATTTTTAACTGTGGGTTCATTTGCCAGtcctgtattattttttatctccaaATGCCCAGTCCACTGCAGTTTATTCCTATACGTATTTTAAGGCAGAGTATGTTCAGAAAATGAGATGCACTGAACTCATGCaattcatatttgtatgtagagcaaaatatattttaaaaatatttatacaaaaatagtTTTATAAAAAATCCTAGTACTGCACTGTATAACGTAAAGTAGGTAACAAACTCcagtattatgcatatacatatatatctctgtctctattataagtatatttttgTACCTGTTCAGTAATCTAGTTAATTGTTAAAGAAGTGTTTGTTTTCCTCCTTTGTAGGGGCATAACTTAAATAGGGTTTAAGAATATTTCATATGAACTATTGAATCAAGTGCTTATGTATAGTTCATatggtttattattatatattttatataatgtggTGTTTTTCCTCTATTGCTGGCTTTTGAGAAAACTTGGATGTACATTAAAacaagattaagagagagaatacCAACAATAGAGTGTAGTTTAGAAATGGaagtgtttttgctttttttttattgttgcttagCACGAGTCCCAAAATGTGACATGTACCTTAATCTGACTCCTGCAATAAAATATTGATCTCTTCCACTTTTTCATTAACAACTCCAATGAAATTATAAATTTAAAGTTTATCTGCTTGGTAAAAATTCCTGCAACTTTACATTGAAATTAGACAAGCATTCTCTAGATTTGTTTCATAATTTCTCACTTCCCCATAAGTTGTGGCTCTGCACTGCCTGTGGGTAAACAATCAGTTTTGACTTGTATCCAAGAGTCGAGCCAGGGAGACATCTCAATTAGTGATGAACTTGGAAGCTGAGAGGACTGTACATCCTTAGGACTCTTGTACATGAGACAAAAGTATTACATGTTCAAGGGAAACACAGCTAGAGGATTTCAGGTTTATTCATTGCTGAAGAATAAAGATGCCTCAAATTAGCATCATTACAGAGGAGTGTtactgataagaataacaactagCAAACTATTAAAAGGTAATATTATAACccaatttttttacatttttcatttgcatatttgaaCACTACAATAGCCAAAACATAATTACTGCAATATAGTTTAATAGCAAGTAAATAACAAATTGCATATTGCATAGAAACATCCATGAAGATTCCTTTGAAGCAAGTAACAGATTCATTTTAATAcataaacccaaacaaaaaaatcataaattcaaATGTTACacaattctttttctttactccATGAAAGCTGAAAATCTGACCTACTGGCTACCAACCCAGCTTTGAAAATAATTTTAAGTAATCAAAAAAATCTACAAATATGTGCAAACACTTAACTGTTCCTTCTGAAACTTTTTAAAGAtttcttcatttacatatacagtacaaGTACACCTTTGATGCTAGGTTGATGACAAAATGCATATCAGTCGTAGCACTTGGTATATTTCTGCATGTCTACATCTAACAATACATCACAAAACTCCAGGGGAATTTTGGCACAcgggagaaaggaagacgagaactggaaactagtaaatactgTCTGGGAACAGATGTTTATAAGCAGCAACCTAAATGAGCACAAGACTGCAGAGTTGAACGAAGTATTAGATACGACATACAGGAGGAAGCATGCATTGCTAATCATAGATACACAAAAAGTGACAATACATTTGGCACTGCCACTGCCTGGCTGGTGCAGAGAGTGGGAAACTTGTAGGGAAAATTTTACATATCTTAAAGGGCTTGCTTACATTCATTCTACATGGTCACACTTTGGATCAGGACTTAAGTGTGGAGTTGGTGCGCAATGCAAAGTTACAGCCACTACTGCTTAGGATGTGAATGCAATGACTGAGTCCAGACATCTGATTAAAGTGTCAGTAACTCCTTTAAAAACCAGAACATTTGCAATTTGGTTAAATTTTACAAAACTCTTGTGTAGAATTTTTAGAAAATGCTAAACGGATAAACATTGATTACTATCCCTAATAAAGGTATAATACTTTACGTTCAGTGTTTGTCTATATCATCAGTTTTGAGGAATGCTTTCGGTGCCATGCTCTGAAACTGATCATGTAAACAAGCCCCAAGACAAGGACTAAAGAGCTTCCATTAATATCCAAAGTTTTTCCCACCTCTTCATTGTCCCAAGATAATATTTACCATATACAAGAAATAAATACACCTACTTGTCTAGTCTCGATGTTCTTTACTGGTCGATAAAAGCATTGTCACATTAGCACGCTTTAGACTTCTTCCAACTAATTTGCTATCGCTTACTGGCACACCCAACAACTATACACTAATCTCATACTGGCATTAATAAAGCCAATTAATCGTTGGGTTCAAATCAAGACTGTCAGCCTttcagtgtatgtataaatgtatatacatgtttataaacattTCATATTGTCTGAAAATGTTAAATGATATACTTCATAAGaagaaacatgataaaaataataataaaaaatgacactTGGAGATAGTATTGCAATTAAAATTACATATGCCCAAATCATTCTTCAAAAGCTTTAGGAAATATGCATTTCTCACATCAATGCCTTTCTATTTCACattagtgaataaataaattatcttTTGGCAGGGCAACTTTGATGCATATTTCTGttggtacacttttttttttttttttaagcttgtaAAAAGAAGTGACTGCAAATGATATTTACAAAGCCACTAATCCAGAAAGTAGTTATTTTATAATCCATGTGACTGTAAAATCTCAaaaagttatcaatattatacacctctatttatatatttctatgattTTCTATGTTAGTATAAAATTTTATTCTTAAATGCTTAATCACTGACTAACAATTGGAATATTTTGATAAACATATTTTTGTACAGTGATAATTTACCTGCTCTCTGAGAAAAGAAATTTCATTCATTTGTCTGTAAATCTGAAAGCATAGTGACGAATTTTATAATTTTAGCACAACACAGATGCTCAAATGTGAAAATCCTACACAGGCAATGACAATCATGATGGAAATTATCTGTAGCTACAACTATGGTTCATAACTATTAAACCTGGTCCATAAACTCATTCACTTGTCATGGTGGcaaatgtaacaatatatattcttGCAGTGTGGCAGTGAAATGACTAGAAAAATAATTTCACATTTAACTATGTTTAATCCTTTATAGCATGAAGACCTAACTACTGTGTTTCTACTTATGGTTAAGTTGTATTTCctctacaacttttttttttttttatcataaaatagAGTATGAATATTAAAGAAGTCTTGAGTGGATACAATTATTACATGCTTCCATTAGGGCGAACAATATTCGCTGAATATTCCGACACTGCATCCTTACTCTAGACTGCCATAGGTTGTAACACACAGCAGTTTGTATGTCATAAATGGGGATTTGATGATTCATGGtacaaaaaacatttatttttcttccctttttccaatAAATGTTGCTGTACTGTCTGACCACCTTTCTTGGTATCTTATAAAAGGGAATACTGATATTCATCTAAAGCAACTGCTCCTCAGTCTCAAAACTCAAAATGATCactttttttaatatcataatactgcaaatatacacatattagtcTTTTACTTCTACTTCATTTGCAAATGTTTGCAATGGCCCATCTCTTATAATTCTATAATTGGGAGGAATAATACTTTAGACCAATAAAATCTTACGATACTGCAGGTAAGAAATTCAGTGCATACATCTAGTACAATAAGTATATCCAATACCTTAATACTTGGTTGAAgtacaacaaaaaaacacttacacAAATCTGAGAATTTTACActctttctatataatatatatatataaataaataaataaataaataaataaataaatataaataaataaatatacatataacaatttgACTTCTGAttttaagaggaaaaagaaaaaagaaaaaaaaaattccattctGATATCAATCCATGTTTTTCCTATAATCCAACCAAGAGCAGTTGTGAACATCTCTCTTTAAACTTGTTTTCCCTatcctttcattttcttaaaCAAAACAAGCATTTCAACACAAAACCTGATGACTTTGTGTTCTTCAAATGTTAAGAAGTTCTAGTTATGTTTTATCATAATTAACCACTAAACTTGTGGAGGTCATAAACTAAAACAATTGTAGAAATGAAGTCTATTACCATAAGTTTTGATGATTCAATGACATCAGGTGAGTAAAAGCTTGACTGATTTGGAAAATAAATTATAACATAATAGCAAATTGTTCTAATTCCTTCTGTGACATTTATAAAAGCAAAGAAGTTTTCTTGTTCCCTCAATTTTTACATTACATTTAAAgttccatttattatttttcaccaATAACTATTAGCATGGTATAATCACACTAACATATAAAAGCATAAATTAAATGCAATGTATAACATCTCGTTGTAATGGAAAAGCTTCATTGGTCAAGGTGAGGAAATACCTAATGGAACTCTAATGACAAAAATGCTGAAttagataataatcatcataaaaataagatatatcaATATCACTCAAACATAATGGTTATgtaaaatttacatatacatataatatgcctTACATACATGAGGTGTTGTTTTGTCTAAATACCTGATGCTCAAATAAAATAACACATGACAAATTTCAACAGTTCAAGAGCAGCAAGTTGTGGACAAATTGTGGCACTTCAGAGAGCTTGTAATAAAATTGAAGAGAAATGTAAGATCATGTTGTAATTACTAAATAACCCTGAACATTATTGTCAGTACATCATCCAATGGTTTATAGTGAAGCCACCTTTGATTACTGCATCACAGAAGTAATGAAAACCAGTACATCATACGTAGTGGTTCTCTACAGAATTCCCTTCAATCTTTCTCACCTTTCAAAGAAAAAGAGCCTTTAAATCACTGTGAAAACTTGAGGAACTGGAGATGACTGAACACCTTTCCAATCATGTTTTTGGAATGGGATGTGAGTAGTCTTGTCTGTCCTTGAAATCCATAACCAGTTTTCTATAGTCTGTTTAACCTTTGAG from Penaeus chinensis breed Huanghai No. 1 chromosome 31, ASM1920278v2, whole genome shotgun sequence includes:
- the LOC125041877 gene encoding MFS-type transporter SLC18B1-like isoform X2; this translates as MTADRCKMEGRQSTGTAPTAGEQGVSPSPTSTTMPVPDETSTSTQDRGLKDAPPTPTKCQRSDSTTDIRNNNLKNQDDETDGEKVYNSTTEPIKKGNWCCNWMLRSVCKIGKRKNKGKPKEKRQKKKEEEEGGGSSYFASTYCRRQWYILLVLCLGTLTSSFAVCLFPPFFPRIAEEKGASATIYGLIIGTNCLTAFLITPVVGKNLKTIGVHFAFTAGLFCSGGCCMLTGLLEFFPGGPAFVIIAVFIRMVHATANSGILTSSFAYIAAEFPESVAKMFALTRTTMNLAQMFGPVVGGALYEVGGFKMPFLVMGSLQMAMTIFASFLLPYSSKEAEKTENETGKKKEVQIWRVFTIPGVWVSFLTFIFSTMSNGFLSVTLEPLVLRKFNLSPFYIGLLFGLKDGANSLASPIWGWACDRYQKVKLFILLASCFAFTSFFLLGPFPGVPIPGTLAIVILALSLNGCGIGGQQVAGVVDAMKEVVEGGFPDEADTHGCVAGLWSSLSGAGRFISRGGSGVLIDTIGFRKSTVIVVFLHGFIIVMTMLHLMFCGKRRISYLHHYDTESEPSESGRGVITAGANRIGTIFTTSPSEPVTTKAITIEIPGYREDFEDSLFCGSAPISTSMRYGRGRSRRCTATMESV
- the LOC125041877 gene encoding MFS-type transporter SLC18B1-like isoform X1; translated protein: MASFLGVMTADRCKMEGRQSTGTAPTAGEQGVSPSPTSTTMPVPDETSTSTQDRGLKDAPPTPTKCQRSDSTTDIRNNNLKNQDDETDGEKVYNSTTEPIKKGNWCCNWMLRSVCKIGKRKNKGKPKEKRQKKKEEEEGGGSSYFASTYCRRQWYILLVLCLGTLTSSFAVCLFPPFFPRIAEEKGASATIYGLIIGTNCLTAFLITPVVGKNLKTIGVHFAFTAGLFCSGGCCMLTGLLEFFPGGPAFVIIAVFIRMVHATANSGILTSSFAYIAAEFPESVAKMFALTRTTMNLAQMFGPVVGGALYEVGGFKMPFLVMGSLQMAMTIFASFLLPYSSKEAEKTENETGKKKEVQIWRVFTIPGVWVSFLTFIFSTMSNGFLSVTLEPLVLRKFNLSPFYIGLLFGLKDGANSLASPIWGWACDRYQKVKLFILLASCFAFTSFFLLGPFPGVPIPGTLAIVILALSLNGCGIGGQQVAGVVDAMKEVVEGGFPDEADTHGCVAGLWSSLSGAGRFISRGGSGVLIDTIGFRKSTVIVVFLHGFIIVMTMLHLMFCGKRRISYLHHYDTESEPSESGRGVITAGANRIGTIFTTSPSEPVTTKAITIEIPGYREDFEDSLFCGSAPISTSMRYGRGRSRRCTATMESV